The genome window acgaAGGTCATCATAATACTCTACAAATTTAAGTGGAATGataaacttaattttgaaagattattaaaataatgaaacgcAAAGTAACCAACGGTTCATAATGAAGATTATTTTGACAAGCACAACAATAGTTACTCATATTATCAACATcgttgtataatatatgtaaatatatatttatcgtataaATATAGGTTTCTATACGATGTTCTCAATtctgcaatcttcggttaacatTCAACCCTGTATAACTCAGggtctatatttatttataccatgACATTATTCGAAGTTTTTTTAACATGAAAATGGTCGTTTGTTCTACGACTGAGGTCCATTGTAATATCGATTAAAGTTGTAAATTGTAtctagaatacatttttttcagaaaagggatgaattatatttgtgtgtgttttCTGAAGaggcttttttataatattatatttaaaagcctCAATAATTCTACGTTAAAGGGGCCGTCAAACGgcgtaaaagttatatatttgatCATAACCCTTGAGGCTATTATTGTATCtggtaaaatatttacgtttagTTGGAGAAGCAAATCGGTAATACCTTCAGAAATGTTTCTAAAGAACTCATATTTTCAGTTTCTTAGAATTCTAACCTCAATTTTTTGTCGCGATTAAGCGAATACGTGAAACGGTTAGTACCTACCCAGCTCTACCATCAAGTGATTGTCATGTGATGTGCGttgaataatcaaaataattcgatacctaatatttatttacacctaAATGTATAGTTAGACTGTGGAACCTAtgcctattataaataaaatcgattgaaTCCAATTTGAAACCAATAaagatacgattttttttattactaaattgaataaaatctgTCCACTGTCTGGTTTTGATGATTCAATTTGTTTCCAAAACATTTGCATTGTTAGACAATAAAGTTTGGCATATTCGGTTGTCACTTCGATGTGTCCTTCTTTTCCAACTTATCAAATCCCTTATTTATAGACTCCCTTTGAAtagacttatttttaataaaagtcatCAGCCAATTACaagtattgataacattaagtgcttaaacatatacaaatatgaattaaaaatagttactgtataaatcttgaccgcgtggaatggtggcaagaatgctagcagcatttctccgttgaatcgcaaattatattaattactttattatattattaacatttggattttttttgctGAATGCATTATGATAAATAGCAagtgaaatataattacaaaaatgtttattttatcaaaaaattaaatatttttatacaagtagtatcatgaaacattttttgtatcatcatgttacaatataatacaccAATTTACATAGccatgataattaaataaaataagatatattatttaacttgcgtgaatatcaattaaaactaaCTCCACTGAGTAGGCGATAAAGATATCACCTACTCATTCCCGCCTGTAGTTAAAGAGGGGAAAGGCGGGTATTGGGTACCCTCATCATTTTCTGTAACCCTGAGGCATGTGCAAAATTTCGTAACGGTGAAAAgagttaaaaacaaacatactttggcatttttaatattattaagaataccGTTTTGTTAAAACCATAACATATAagactaatatatgtatattatatgttatatatcataAAGATAGTGGGATGAGCAAAGTAACGATGAAAATGGTATGAGTTAAACCAGTTATCAAAAAAATTCAGTGAgtatttgaataatgttttcCATAGGATATTACATCAGGTACACGGCTAGTACTTTATGAATTTATGCGGTgtcttaaaaaaacttaatttaaattttacgagAAACGTAAAGCCTACTCATGATGGTGAAATACGTTAAAAGGAAACATATTTTtgctattataatatgaattatgatATAGTTTTCTTAAAAACAATAGCTATGAGAAATatgttatattcataaaataaacaaaattaacgtttcaaaatattagatatcaaataatttttttttatattaattcataagcAGTAAAACTTAGGAATGGAGAGATTATCATGTTTTATGATCTTGGCCTACATTTTACGGAAGTTACGAGGGAAAAGTGACCCCAGGGACGTGGCTAGAAATAAATCGTGTGGAGTGAATatcttatgaaaaaaaaatatggagacATCGCGTTTAGTTCTGTCACTTGTTATATATCGGTTACATTTTGGCGTGGATATAtgtgatgttttataaatacgagagccgaaatggcccagtggttagaacgcgtgcatcttaaccgatgatttcggtttcaaacccactgaattttcatgtgcttaatttgtgtttataattcatctcgtgctcggcggtgaaggaaaacatcgtgaggaaacctgcatgtgtctaatttcaacgaaattctgtcacatatgtattcccccaacccgcattggagcagcgtggtgtaatctgctccaaaccttctcctcaaagggagaagaagccttagcccagcagtgggaaatttacaggctgctaatgtaatgttatgtttataaattcaaatccaATTTCATTCACTCGGTTCTCAAGGAAAACATACGGAGGAAACCACGTATACATCCTGGATTAAAATTTGTCACGTATGTATTCAACACGCAACGGGGCAACTTGATCGCTGTACATGATCGACCTTGATATTTCTAAACTCCACCAATAAATTGTTAGCAActgttattgttaatttaacgATATATAATCGACTATTATCTGGCCTCTCTGCCGGTCTTAAGTTTAAGTTGCTGGTTAAAAGCGTCTAGTAGTACATTATGTAAATACGTTGAAAGATTATAAATCGATATGATACAAACAATAGCGCGATTTAATCGACAACTAGCGCCATCTATCCGTCCAAAGttctgattataatatttaaaattccatatttaaatttttcagctTACCTTGACATATCAACATTAGATAGATCATTGACGTCATTCTCATTTCCATACATATCATCCTGCGTGTAAGCAAATGTTGCAGCTGGATTCGTTTCATATCCCATGAAgtctttattttcattgttgtaTGCGGTTTGGTCGTCACCGTTGGCTGGTGGATAGCTAGCTTGACTGGAAGCTGCTGATAGGTGGGAAATacctagaaatattaatattctatataacgTTGCTGCTTATTGTAAGCATTCATTTTTGAAAAAACATACTCAttgaagtataattatttatctttagctaattttgaatttcagtttttattataatatacacttaaatttatataaattggaatttaaaatgttaatataatattgacagtGTAAATTAGAAAGAAGGGTCGCAAATGATCCTTATAAACTTAATTGACATGCAGTAATTAAAAGTTTACCAGTTTTCCAGACAATATTTAGTTAGAGTCTGTCACCTTAACTTGAGATTTGAAGTTCGGTATCGAGTTTTGACTTTGTGTTGATTTAATTAAGAAAGTTTTAGAAAGTTTCACTCACCTTTGCCGAGTATTTTGCCAAAACTTCCCAAGATGCTTGGTAAGAACATGGCCAGTAGTATACTTTTGAAAACTTGAGCACCGATAAGCAAaggtaaaaaaaacttctttagTCCGAAAgctgtaaataaaaagtattgttaaacatcttaaatttgtatttataaaataagataagtttAAAAACTTGGATTTAAGTTAAAgacaattataatgtttttaatagaagCACTACTTTCCAAATAAGAATGTCATTAAAGTTAGTCTTAAAGTTAAGCAccttaaataaacatatgtgGGAGACAGCAAAATGGAAGGAGCTGCAAAGATAaagataatgtaattttatcgtCTTCTTCGTCTCAGGCTATGCACTCCATAATTCCGACGGGAATGCTGTTCGAGTTTTAACGCTTACAGTTTCCAGTGCAACTCGCATTTAAATTAACCATCAACAAGAGAGAATTACTACAAGATTGTGGCATAAATTGCAAAATACTTACCACCATACTTACTACCAAACTTTGGATTGTGCCTCAcatggaatattaaaaacataaatgtcgTGCTATCAGTAAACTAATAActttacttgaaataaattaccaaaattatttacttacaccTGAATCCTACGAGTCTTGCCGCTTTTGGTAggtttattgataatatatgtgtatcgatgaaattctttattttcttaaacaatCTGTATTCATAAGTGTATGAACTGAATAATGCTCTTCCTTCTCGTCTTATTGCTAACTCATCTTTTggttgatttgttttatttttctcattaataGGTTTAATTTCAACGCCTTCGAATATTTCAAACTTATCTTTTTTAAGTGAATCGTCTAGCACTTGctctagtatattttgtaactgTTTCTccgtattatttacaaatacatatttttctgaGAACGTGCTCAATGTGTCTATTATATCAGCAAGTATATTATTATCCTTTGGATCatctttattttcattaattacgttattatttaaattactattactaATTTGACAGCTATGGCAATTATTAGATTCTACATTACTATCTAAATTACTTAAATCTGTTTGCATAGTATCGATTTTACTCGATTCATCTCTGTCTATAGTCTGGCCA of Vanessa tameamea isolate UH-Manoa-2023 chromosome 24, ilVanTame1 primary haplotype, whole genome shotgun sequence contains these proteins:
- the LOC113398107 gene encoding uncharacterized protein LOC113398107, giving the protein MYSIKPSQKMFRRKEWRFTDNIVAATLYIFIIIALGNGQTIDRDESSKIDTMQTDLSNLDSNVESNNCHSCQISNSNLNNNVINENKDDPKDNNILADIIDTLSTFSEKYVFVNNTEKQLQNILEQVLDDSLKKDKFEIFEGVEIKPINEKNKTNQPKDELAIRREGRALFSSYTYEYRLFKKIKNFIDTHILSINLPKAARLVGFRSFGLKKFFLPLLIGAQVFKSILLAMFLPSILGSFGKILGKGISHLSAASSQASYPPANGDDQTAYNNENKDFMGYETNPAATFAYTQDDMYGNENDVNDLSNVDMSRFGVGGQKVSYLPSKNSYYKNQMTTTTNNYKIFQKIPASSMILSNYDPFYSPLLSRLDGIFARLGLAPTETTTETDNMVIGGQSVSDVKLESCREQLICLMYASPAKYAPYSNLVSAQLSRELNELRRPVSDNPEILRFFRYMRAARRGQEGTDCMEAHPACAVNTSPSHTMIAAYHDINKLVTARKLRH